From a single Bacteroidota bacterium genomic region:
- a CDS encoding winged helix-turn-helix transcriptional regulator, whose protein sequence is MPGTKEKFTPNQELIARFANALGNPVRVTILQLLSKQSCCYHGDMAEELPIAKSTLSQHLKVLLDAGLIQGEIIPPKTKYCINRENWNLAKGLMMGFFD, encoded by the coding sequence ATGCCGGGAACAAAGGAAAAATTCACACCAAATCAAGAACTGATTGCCAGGTTTGCTAACGCATTGGGAAACCCTGTTCGGGTAACTATTTTACAATTGTTATCAAAACAAAGTTGTTGTTATCACGGGGACATGGCAGAAGAACTTCCCATCGCGAAAAGCACTTTATCTCAACATTTAAAAGTTTTGTTAGATGCAGGATTAATTCAAGGGGAAATTATTCCGCCTAAAACAAAATATTGCATTAATCGGGAGAATTGGAACTTAGCCAAGGGTTTAATGATGGGATTTTTTGACTAA
- a CDS encoding DnaJ domain-containing protein, protein MLRYSTMAARNYYTVLGISSQANAAEIKKAYHRLALKFHPDKNPGDAEAPERFKEVLEAYQVLIDPGKRAAYDLRSSGFSFSESLIHYEYLKAEVDTSKVKLNEEVELTFSFPGEGRFFRKPVLQGWIITAGPTVDHRIVHRDGNAVKETVLHYTVCPLQKGWLTIQPASINFYHHPVASNALQIEVESNQCFFKESEEAGPDPCQIMMHRTQVTSTSVYRKTIIHQRVVLLPRSELAAWYHKVGRTMKIAFAVIGAFWAIFNDYNFFAGLVAGSLVAGVNVQLMYRMMGIKSVFYYAHHHPVVLEYESIGYKLGAEPYNGIFSAKNWSFIKSIFK, encoded by the coding sequence TTGTTACGTTATTCAACCATGGCTGCCCGAAACTATTATACCGTGCTTGGAATTTCCTCTCAAGCGAATGCAGCGGAAATTAAGAAAGCCTATCATCGTTTGGCTTTAAAATTCCATCCCGATAAAAATCCCGGTGACGCCGAAGCTCCTGAGCGTTTTAAAGAGGTACTCGAAGCCTATCAGGTTTTGATTGATCCCGGAAAGAGGGCGGCGTATGATTTACGTAGTTCCGGATTTTCCTTTTCCGAATCACTCATTCATTATGAATATTTAAAGGCCGAGGTTGATACAAGTAAGGTGAAGTTGAATGAAGAAGTAGAGTTAACGTTTTCCTTTCCCGGAGAAGGGCGCTTTTTCAGGAAGCCGGTATTGCAAGGTTGGATAATAACGGCCGGTCCTACCGTCGATCACCGTATTGTACACAGAGATGGAAATGCAGTGAAAGAAACGGTATTGCATTATACCGTTTGTCCGCTGCAAAAGGGTTGGCTCACGATTCAGCCGGCGAGTATTAATTTCTATCATCATCCGGTTGCTTCCAATGCGTTGCAAATTGAAGTGGAATCGAATCAATGTTTTTTTAAAGAAAGCGAAGAAGCAGGCCCGGATCCTTGTCAGATTATGATGCATCGAACACAGGTGACCAGTACCAGTGTTTACCGCAAGACCATCATACACCAGCGCGTTGTTCTCTTACCGCGCAGTGAGCTCGCGGCATGGTATCATAAAGTAGGAAGGACAATGAAAATTGCATTTGCTGTAATTGGCGCTTTTTGGGCTATTTTCAATGATTATAATTTCTTTGCCGGTCTTGTTGCGGGTTCATTGGTAGCCGGAGTGAATGTCCAGTTAATGTACCGAATGATGGGAATTAAATCCGTTTTCTATTACGCGCATCATCATCCTGTTGTTTTAGAGTATGAAAGCATAGGATATAAACTGGGAGCAGAACCTTATAATGGAATTTTCAGTGCAAAGAACTGGTCATTTATTAAATCGATATTTAAATAG
- a CDS encoding glycogen/starch synthase → MRKARILFISSEIHPYLELTEQSKIARYLPQGIQERGKEIRTFMPRFGNINERRNQLHEVIRLSGMNLIIDDSDHPLIIKVASIQAARMQVYFIDNEEYFQRKTTIRDTDGSFYPDNDDRSIFFGRGVLETVKKLGWSPDIIHCHGWMTALVPLLIKTSYKEDPMFHNSRVVYSLYNDSFEEPFNANFGKKILMDGLTAADVKELNDPNYVSLTRLAMNWSDAVVKSAPTIHEKVEVDFRNLSKPTLDYKSPEEYVEAYDNFYDEAVLEASILAE, encoded by the coding sequence ATGAGAAAAGCCCGTATTTTATTTATATCAAGTGAAATTCATCCTTATCTTGAATTAACAGAACAAAGTAAAATTGCCAGATACCTCCCACAGGGGATACAGGAAAGAGGAAAAGAGATTAGAACGTTCATGCCTCGTTTTGGTAATATCAATGAGCGGCGCAATCAGTTACATGAGGTCATCAGACTTTCCGGAATGAACCTGATCATTGATGATAGTGATCATCCATTGATAATAAAAGTTGCTTCTATCCAGGCGGCGCGCATGCAGGTGTATTTTATCGATAACGAAGAGTATTTCCAACGTAAAACTACCATTCGTGATACAGATGGTAGTTTCTATCCGGATAATGACGATCGATCCATTTTCTTCGGTCGTGGAGTATTGGAAACTGTAAAAAAGTTGGGATGGTCTCCTGACATCATTCATTGCCATGGCTGGATGACGGCTTTAGTTCCATTGCTGATTAAAACCAGCTATAAAGAGGATCCGATGTTCCATAATAGTAGAGTTGTTTATTCTTTGTACAATGATTCTTTCGAAGAGCCGTTTAATGCCAACTTCGGGAAGAAAATCCTGATGGATGGATTGACCGCAGCAGATGTAAAGGAACTAAATGATCCCAATTATGTCAGCTTAACCAGGTTGGCTATGAATTGGTCGGATGCCGTCGTAAAAAGCGCTCCTACCATTCATGAAAAAGTAGAGGTCGACTTCAGGAACTTAAGCAAACCCACTCTTGATTATAAATCACCGGAAGAATACGTTGAAGCTTACGATAACTTCTATGATGAAGCCGTATTGGAAGCGTCAATTCTTGCAGAATAA
- a CDS encoding CPBP family intramembrane metalloprotease produces MQIRACLADRPPYNKFLIIVGLTLVGAVLFTAIGATLSQLVFGVDMTGDPSLIDQYADPQVANAFRMFQGLAAIGTFILPAWVAAYLFSGDEKSYLGLNSMPDNSSFVMVFLLLIAAVPFINWMMQVNSELHLPASLKSLEDWMIASEEQAGKITKLLLGSTAVSDLLINLLVIAIIPAIGEELLFRGVIQKQFIALTESKGAAVVLTSLLFSALHMQFFGFLPRFALGVLLGFLYVWSGSLWLPVMAHFFNNATAVILVWLAARQGIPFNPDTLGTEPGQDLLLGGSVLLTWIGVWMLQRKLAKTKTEGFNY; encoded by the coding sequence ATGCAAATCCGTGCTTGCCTGGCAGATCGCCCTCCTTACAATAAATTTTTAATCATTGTTGGATTAACATTGGTGGGTGCTGTTCTTTTTACAGCCATTGGTGCTACCTTGAGTCAATTGGTATTTGGGGTAGATATGACCGGTGACCCTTCTTTAATTGATCAATATGCTGATCCTCAGGTAGCTAATGCTTTTAGGATGTTTCAAGGCTTAGCGGCAATAGGAACATTTATTCTGCCGGCCTGGGTTGCTGCCTATCTTTTTAGCGGAGATGAAAAGTCGTATTTGGGATTAAATTCAATGCCGGATAATTCCTCTTTTGTGATGGTTTTTCTCCTTTTGATTGCTGCCGTACCCTTTATTAACTGGATGATGCAGGTGAATAGTGAATTGCATCTCCCTGCCTCCTTGAAGAGTTTGGAAGACTGGATGATTGCTTCAGAGGAACAAGCCGGCAAGATTACAAAACTCCTATTGGGCAGTACTGCTGTCAGTGATCTGTTAATCAATCTATTGGTAATTGCTATTATCCCTGCCATAGGGGAGGAGCTCCTGTTTCGTGGAGTAATTCAAAAGCAATTTATAGCGCTGACCGAAAGTAAAGGTGCCGCCGTTGTTCTCACTTCTCTGTTGTTCTCCGCGCTGCATATGCAATTTTTTGGATTCCTTCCCCGATTTGCATTAGGCGTCTTGTTGGGTTTCCTCTACGTGTGGAGTGGATCGCTTTGGTTACCGGTAATGGCTCATTTTTTTAATAATGCTACTGCTGTCATTCTGGTATGGCTTGCTGCCCGACAGGGGATTCCTTTTAACCCGGACACATTAGGAACTGAGCCCGGACAGGATTTGCTACTTGGGGGCAGTGTACTCCTCACCTGGATAGGGGTGTGGATGCTGCAACGAAAGTTGGCGAAAACAAAGACAGAAGGATTTAACTATTGA
- a CDS encoding DinB family protein: MTTTEAYLQTWTEARTRFTNLLTELKEEDLIKKLADTKNSAGFLIRHIGDVELLFAKNVFGAADLKVQAKTVIAQHDTGEWTHLQELLDYQQFAYDHLKAIIEKQTDDDWQQTITTKEFGSKTKAEAIGRIISHTAYHAGQLSLTIKYGK; the protein is encoded by the coding sequence ATGACAACAACAGAAGCCTACTTGCAAACCTGGACAGAAGCCAGAACAAGATTTACAAATCTTCTTACAGAGTTAAAAGAAGAGGATTTGATTAAGAAATTAGCAGACACAAAGAATAGTGCAGGATTTCTCATTCGACACATTGGAGATGTGGAGTTACTCTTTGCAAAAAATGTTTTTGGTGCCGCAGACCTTAAAGTGCAGGCAAAAACAGTAATAGCTCAACACGATACCGGCGAATGGACACATCTGCAAGAGTTATTGGATTATCAGCAATTTGCTTATGATCATCTCAAAGCAATAATTGAAAAGCAAACGGATGATGATTGGCAACAAACAATAACTACTAAAGAGTTTGGCTCTAAAACAAAGGCAGAAGCTATCGGAAGAATTATCTCCCATACGGCTTATCACGCCGGGCAATTGTCGCTGACCATTAAATACGGTAAATAA
- a CDS encoding polymer-forming cytoskeletal protein: MFQQLKNKGVITRPADTNGNGAINIIGAGTVIEGEIKSNGDVRIDGTIRGSVSSKSKVVIGSTGQVEGDVICQNADISGAVKGNTTVAEMLFLKSQARINGDILTGKLVVEVGASFTGNCSMGPLIKDIKHGERSAPKLAEKTA; the protein is encoded by the coding sequence ATGTTCCAACAACTGAAAAACAAAGGGGTAATCACCCGTCCGGCAGATACGAACGGAAATGGCGCTATTAACATCATTGGTGCAGGTACCGTCATCGAAGGCGAAATTAAGTCCAATGGCGATGTCAGAATTGACGGAACCATAAGAGGATCAGTAAGTTCTAAGTCGAAGGTGGTGATAGGAAGTACAGGACAAGTGGAAGGAGATGTCATCTGCCAAAATGCGGATATTTCAGGTGCAGTAAAAGGTAATACCACCGTGGCGGAGATGTTATTTTTAAAATCACAGGCGCGTATCAATGGCGATATTCTTACCGGCAAATTAGTAGTAGAAGTAGGTGCGAGCTTTACAGGCAACTGCAGCATGGGTCCGTTAATAAAAGACATCAAACATGGCGAGCGATCAGCCCCAAAACTCGCCGAAAAAACGGCTTGA
- a CDS encoding permease — MFNWLQHFTDWLIYSVLGLKVGSKVGDAVNFFVFDTIKIFILLGVVTIIMGIINSYFPIEKVRSFLTKRKWHGLDYFLASFFGTITPFCSCSSVPLFIGFVKGGIPLGVTLAFLISSPLVDAVSVAMFLGMFGWKTTIIYVVSGIILSMIAGFILGKMKLEHLLTDWVQQLLKNKQLSDDTQEDEQLSLLQRIPIIFKQALGIVKGVSLYILIGIAIGGLMHGFIPTGFFEAYISKENPFAVPIAVLVGIPMYSNAAGVLPIMQVLVQKGIPIGTAIAFMMAVVGLSVPEGLLLKKVMSVKMLIIFFAVVAICIIISGYLFNLIL; from the coding sequence ATGTTTAACTGGTTACAACACTTCACAGACTGGCTGATTTATTCAGTGCTTGGACTAAAAGTTGGTTCAAAAGTGGGAGATGCCGTTAACTTTTTTGTTTTTGATACTATAAAAATTTTCATTTTATTGGGAGTAGTTACTATCATCATGGGAATTATTAACTCCTATTTTCCAATTGAGAAAGTCCGGAGTTTTTTAACTAAACGCAAGTGGCATGGCCTTGATTATTTTCTGGCCTCGTTCTTTGGAACCATAACACCTTTCTGTTCCTGTTCTTCAGTTCCTTTATTTATTGGATTTGTAAAAGGGGGTATTCCTTTGGGCGTAACGTTGGCTTTTTTGATTTCTTCTCCTCTGGTTGATGCGGTTTCGGTGGCCATGTTTCTCGGGATGTTTGGGTGGAAGACCACCATCATTTATGTAGTGAGTGGTATTATATTGTCCATGATTGCGGGATTTATCCTCGGCAAAATGAAGTTAGAGCATTTGTTGACGGATTGGGTTCAGCAATTGTTGAAGAATAAACAACTTTCGGACGATACACAGGAAGACGAGCAGTTGAGTTTATTGCAACGTATACCAATAATTTTTAAACAAGCACTTGGAATTGTTAAGGGGGTATCCCTCTATATATTAATTGGTATTGCTATCGGCGGATTAATGCATGGCTTTATTCCGACCGGATTTTTCGAAGCATACATAAGCAAAGAAAATCCTTTTGCGGTACCTATAGCGGTATTAGTGGGGATTCCGATGTACAGCAATGCAGCAGGTGTTTTACCCATTATGCAGGTGTTGGTTCAAAAGGGGATTCCCATCGGAACTGCCATAGCCTTTATGATGGCAGTCGTAGGGTTGTCAGTTCCTGAAGGTTTATTGCTTAAAAAAGTAATGTCGGTGAAAATGCTGATTATTTTTTTTGCCGTTGTGGCCATTTGTATAATTATTTCCGGCTACTTGTTTAACCTCATATTATAA
- the dusB gene encoding tRNA dihydrouridine synthase DusB: MEDVSDPPFRYVCKQHGADLMYTEFISSEGLIRMARKSKMKLDIFEYERPIGIQLFGSDVDSMREAGRIADEAEPDLIDINYGCPVKAVACRGAGAALFQDIPKMVEMTSEIVKIATRPVTVKTRLGWDESTKNIEEVAERLQDIGIAALTIHGRTRAQLYKGPADWTLIGKIKENPRITIPIFGNGDVDTPEKALEMKNRYGVDGVMIGRASIGYPWIFNEIKHFMDTGTYLSPPTISQRVDTCRSHLDFSIRWKGDYVGIVEMRRHYTNYFKGLDHFKEHRMKLVTSNSYDEILQTLEFIRERYASAEV, encoded by the coding sequence ATGGAAGATGTAAGTGATCCGCCGTTTCGGTATGTGTGTAAACAGCATGGTGCTGATTTGATGTATACGGAGTTTATTTCGAGTGAGGGTTTGATTCGGATGGCGAGGAAGAGTAAGATGAAACTCGACATTTTTGAGTACGAACGTCCGATCGGCATACAACTGTTTGGTTCAGATGTGGACTCCATGCGTGAGGCGGGGAGAATAGCCGATGAGGCAGAACCCGATTTAATTGATATCAATTACGGTTGTCCGGTAAAGGCAGTGGCTTGCAGAGGAGCAGGAGCCGCATTGTTTCAGGATATTCCGAAGATGGTGGAGATGACATCCGAAATCGTCAAAATAGCGACCCGCCCTGTGACGGTAAAAACGCGATTGGGTTGGGATGAGAGTACGAAGAACATTGAAGAAGTTGCGGAACGATTACAGGACATAGGCATTGCGGCACTGACCATTCATGGCCGTACACGGGCGCAACTCTATAAAGGACCTGCCGATTGGACACTCATCGGAAAAATCAAGGAGAACCCACGCATTACTATTCCCATATTTGGTAACGGTGATGTAGATACGCCGGAGAAAGCATTGGAGATGAAAAACCGATATGGTGTGGATGGTGTCATGATCGGCAGAGCAAGTATCGGCTATCCCTGGATCTTTAATGAGATCAAACATTTTATGGATACGGGAACTTATCTCTCCCCTCCTACTATTTCTCAAAGAGTAGATACCTGTCGCTCGCATCTGGATTTTTCGATTCGCTGGAAAGGAGATTACGTGGGCATTGTAGAAATGCGCCGTCACTACACCAACTATTTCAAAGGCCTCGATCATTTCAAAGAGCATCGTATGAAGCTGGTGACGAGCAATAGTTACGATGAAATTCTTCAAACATTAGAATTTATACGGGAACGGTACGCCTCCGCGGAAGTGTAA
- a CDS encoding 1-deoxy-D-xylulose-5-phosphate reductoisomerase, translating to MKRIAILGSTGSIGTQALEVIQANPDHFRVEVLTAFSNADLLIQQARLFKPNAIAICDTAKLEMLKDALAGEDVKVYGGQESIVQLMSMDSIDLVLTAMVGFAGLEPTFEAIRNKKNIALANKETLVVAGDLVTKLAMEHKVSIYPVDSEHSAIFQCLAGEMHNPIEKIVLTASGGPFRGKKRAELEKITKAEALKHPNWTMGAKITIDSSTLMNKGLEMIEAKWLFDLQPSAIEVIVHPQSIIHSIVQFRDGSMKAQMGLPDMKLPIQYALGYPHRLPSDFPRFDFMNFPQLSFEAADEETFRCLGLARIAMEKGGNLPCIMNAANEVAVAAFLRDEVGFLQMAEIIEDTMQRVSFIKSPSLDDYRSGDAEARNISAELIRKAAIKI from the coding sequence ATGAAACGCATCGCTATTCTCGGTTCTACAGGATCCATCGGAACACAAGCACTTGAAGTTATTCAGGCGAATCCTGATCATTTTCGGGTGGAAGTATTGACGGCGTTTAGCAATGCGGATTTACTCATACAACAAGCCCGCCTTTTTAAGCCAAATGCTATTGCGATATGCGATACGGCTAAGCTGGAAATGCTGAAAGATGCTTTAGCGGGGGAAGATGTGAAAGTATATGGCGGACAAGAGTCGATTGTTCAACTCATGAGCATGGATAGTATAGATCTGGTCTTAACCGCCATGGTCGGTTTCGCCGGACTTGAACCCACCTTTGAAGCCATCCGCAACAAAAAGAACATCGCACTTGCTAATAAAGAAACCCTCGTTGTAGCCGGTGACCTGGTGACCAAGCTGGCGATGGAACATAAAGTCAGCATATATCCTGTTGATTCTGAACACTCTGCAATTTTTCAATGTCTGGCAGGGGAAATGCATAATCCTATAGAAAAGATTGTTTTGACTGCGTCCGGAGGACCATTTCGCGGGAAAAAAAGAGCTGAACTGGAGAAAATCACCAAGGCAGAAGCGCTGAAGCATCCCAACTGGACCATGGGCGCTAAAATAACCATTGACTCCTCCACGCTCATGAACAAGGGTCTGGAAATGATAGAAGCGAAATGGCTTTTTGATTTGCAGCCTTCAGCCATAGAAGTGATCGTTCATCCTCAATCCATCATACATAGCATAGTACAATTTCGCGATGGGAGCATGAAGGCGCAGATGGGTTTACCCGACATGAAGTTACCCATTCAATACGCATTGGGATACCCACATCGACTTCCCTCCGATTTTCCCCGATTCGATTTTATGAACTTTCCGCAACTCAGCTTCGAAGCTGCCGACGAAGAGACTTTCCGGTGTTTGGGATTAGCGAGAATTGCCATGGAGAAAGGAGGTAATCTCCCCTGCATCATGAACGCTGCCAATGAAGTAGCGGTTGCTGCCTTTCTCAGGGATGAAGTCGGATTTTTGCAAATGGCAGAAATAATAGAAGATACCATGCAACGCGTCTCCTTTATTAAATCGCCTTCTCTCGATGATTATCGATCCGGAGATGCTGAAGCCCGCAACATATCCGCCGAACTCATCCGCAAAGCCGCCATAAAAATCTAA
- a CDS encoding rhodanese-like domain-containing protein, with protein sequence MKLLIFTLTAIAGIFIVSCNSTSSQAHFKSEKESVTVSEASAMLTENTLLIDVREPEEIAEQSFDVKNCIHIPLGTLESKIKSIPQDKQVIVACRSGKRSQEAFDLLKANGFTNIANLEGGMNAWSEAGLPTATGDRVSKACCADPNSKDCNPDGTCKTKSEEKPCCSEEDKSDCAPVNSTKAAIDKSNNHLEIYAFHGTRQCETCKHMKAFTRQTLNTYFSAQLKSGSIVFSIIDVDDEANEKLAEKFQATGTALMINNVVNGKDNIMDWSDFALEKANDESKYIPELKAMINEALKKQNGNLTSVN encoded by the coding sequence ATGAAATTACTCATCTTCACACTCACCGCTATTGCAGGCATCTTTATCGTGTCTTGTAATTCAACTTCTTCACAAGCTCATTTTAAAAGCGAGAAGGAAAGTGTTACCGTTTCCGAAGCGTCCGCTATGCTGACAGAAAACACCTTGCTAATAGATGTTCGCGAACCGGAGGAAATAGCGGAACAGTCTTTTGATGTAAAAAATTGTATCCATATACCACTAGGTACACTTGAAAGTAAAATCAAGAGTATTCCACAGGACAAACAGGTAATTGTAGCTTGTAGGAGTGGAAAAAGAAGTCAGGAGGCCTTTGACCTGTTGAAAGCAAATGGTTTTACAAATATTGCAAATCTGGAAGGAGGAATGAATGCCTGGAGTGAAGCCGGATTACCCACCGCAACAGGTGATAGAGTTTCAAAAGCCTGTTGCGCTGATCCTAATTCAAAAGATTGCAATCCGGATGGTACCTGCAAAACTAAATCAGAAGAAAAACCCTGTTGCAGCGAAGAAGATAAATCTGATTGCGCTCCTGTTAATAGCACTAAAGCTGCAATAGACAAGAGTAATAATCACCTGGAAATATATGCCTTTCATGGAACAAGACAATGTGAAACCTGTAAACACATGAAGGCATTCACAAGGCAAACATTAAACACTTACTTTTCTGCACAATTGAAAAGTGGGAGCATTGTGTTTTCCATAATTGATGTGGATGATGAAGCTAATGAAAAGCTGGCAGAGAAATTTCAGGCTACCGGAACAGCGTTGATGATTAATAATGTGGTCAACGGAAAAGATAATATCATGGACTGGAGTGATTTTGCCTTAGAAAAAGCAAATGATGAAAGTAAATACATTCCTGAATTGAAAGCAATGATAAATGAAGCGTTGAAAAAGCAAAATGGAAACCTTACATCAGTTAATTGA
- a CDS encoding TM0996/MTH895 family glutaredoxin-like protein translates to MKQIKVLGPGCPKCKTTYNNVLEALKQSGIDAQVTKVEDIEEMMKYNVLSTPVLMIDEVIKVKGRVADINEIKQLLIA, encoded by the coding sequence ATGAAACAAATCAAAGTATTAGGTCCGGGCTGTCCAAAGTGTAAAACCACTTACAATAATGTTTTGGAAGCCCTCAAGCAATCCGGCATTGATGCGCAGGTCACAAAAGTGGAAGACATAGAAGAAATGATGAAATACAATGTGTTATCCACACCGGTATTGATGATTGATGAAGTCATTAAGGTAAAAGGCAGAGTGGCGGACATCAATGAAATCAAACAATTATTAATTGCCTGA
- a CDS encoding rhodanese-like domain-containing protein — translation MENQTLVKEICPTTTLGRLKEGALLVDVRERDEVAALAYDVPNIINIPLSEFEERYNEVPKDKDVIMVCKGGGRSLRAAGFLINHGYTNVINMQHGITRWVEKGFPTKGDASSIKGGSSCCDTSGC, via the coding sequence ATGGAAAATCAGACTTTGGTAAAAGAGATTTGTCCAACCACAACCTTGGGTAGACTAAAGGAAGGAGCATTATTAGTGGATGTTCGTGAAAGGGACGAAGTGGCGGCCTTGGCTTACGATGTGCCAAACATTATTAATATCCCCTTAAGTGAATTTGAAGAACGTTATAATGAAGTTCCAAAAGACAAAGATGTAATAATGGTCTGCAAAGGAGGGGGTAGAAGTTTGAGAGCCGCAGGTTTTTTAATTAATCATGGTTACACGAACGTAATTAATATGCAGCACGGAATTACACGTTGGGTTGAAAAGGGATTTCCGACGAAAGGAGACGCCTCTTCTATTAAAGGTGGTAGTTCATGTTGTGATACTTCGGGTTGTTAA
- a CDS encoding sulfite exporter TauE/SafE family protein, producing the protein METLHQLIDSTNIPILSALLLGILTAISPCPLATNITATAYIAKTLSGRKKVLLSGLLYTTGLALSYTTIALIIILGASKFHVAKFFQSNGEKFVGPVMVIIGLIMLNIIKLNFMGKGNYTERLQDKFKDKGLLGSFLLGALFAMAFCPYSGAMYFGILIPMSIKSSIGFSLPFFYALGAGSLVLFFTVLIAFSMQKVGKYFNAVQRIEKVMRVVAGLLFVLTGLYYILIYLKLIE; encoded by the coding sequence ATGGAAACCTTACATCAGTTAATTGATAGTACAAACATTCCAATTCTTTCCGCGTTATTATTAGGCATTTTAACGGCGATCAGTCCCTGCCCGTTAGCGACGAACATCACAGCCACTGCTTATATAGCCAAAACACTTTCCGGGAGAAAGAAAGTGCTTTTAAGCGGATTGCTTTATACGACAGGGTTGGCGTTGTCTTATACCACCATCGCATTAATTATAATTTTAGGAGCAAGTAAATTTCATGTAGCTAAGTTCTTTCAGTCCAATGGTGAAAAATTTGTGGGACCAGTTATGGTGATAATAGGTTTGATAATGCTCAATATTATCAAATTGAATTTCATGGGCAAAGGAAATTATACGGAGAGGCTGCAGGATAAATTTAAAGATAAAGGTCTGCTTGGCTCATTCTTGCTGGGTGCTCTTTTTGCCATGGCTTTTTGTCCCTACAGTGGAGCCATGTATTTCGGGATATTAATTCCCATGAGTATTAAAAGTAGTATCGGTTTTTCTTTACCCTTTTTTTATGCTTTGGGAGCAGGTTCATTGGTTTTATTTTTCACAGTCCTGATTGCATTCAGTATGCAAAAAGTAGGTAAATACTTTAATGCAGTTCAAAGGATCGAGAAAGTGATGCGGGTTGTAGCAGGACTGCTATTTGTTCTGACCGGTTTGTACTACATTTTAATTTATTTAAAACTTATAGAATAA
- a CDS encoding AtpZ/AtpI family protein, with the protein MRYSSMGLQMGATIFLMTWAGVKLDEYLQLKFPAFTLFFALFSVAGVMYYFIKQITKK; encoded by the coding sequence ATCCGCTACTCATCGATGGGCCTCCAAATGGGTGCGACCATCTTTCTGATGACCTGGGCGGGCGTAAAACTCGACGAATACCTACAATTAAAATTTCCGGCTTTCACCCTTTTCTTCGCCCTCTTTTCTGTGGCGGGGGTGATGTACTACTTCATAAAACAAATAACGAAAAAATAG